The following proteins come from a genomic window of Athalia rosae chromosome 1, iyAthRosa1.1, whole genome shotgun sequence:
- the LOC105685252 gene encoding cholinesterase isoform X3 encodes MAVCRAHAYTNQVYLCIVFFTISVLAQEQNLPNSPYREIPPWIPQNARDYQTYFYNGRRYGQQPNYLDPLYRGPTRAPEDRFRFGDTTPRIPLPGVLGGWREDLQGKERADSRTLDRDVFVTTNYGQVQGFKVYLYDHPEARHRPWSVPVERVTSNINVFLGIPYATPPTKEGRFKPPRPHRGWQLLQAVDWGPACPQPSRYTGVLKGIPDVDEDCLYLNIFTPNIESGMAKRYSVMVYIHGGEFVHGASNLFPAHILAGFYDVVVVSLNYRLGVLGFLSTGDENSPGNYGVLDQALALRWVYDNILYFNGDPESITLFGPGAGAASAGLLMVAPRTRDLVAKVIAQSGSALADWAIIPDKYRAQNTSRVYGELVGCPIESSWKLVQCLKDSRGAIDLSNSEFKPHVGMFPWGPVLDHNFTVPRDNWYEDWRASDWHFFTEMPEDSIKNRKFRKDLAYMTSVTTQEAAFMIFNNATLARNQYIIDPDIFDQKVRELVLRYNYTLNPLGVYEAIKYMYTYWPDPNNVTYIRDQYINLLSDFHYVAPMDKMVKLLVEQNVPVYIYVLNTTIEALRYPFWRRVPHDIEHLMLSGAPFMDVEFFPKNSKLDRRTWTDNDRNMSHFFMKAYSNFARFGNPTPSQIVGLHFDMARQGQLRYLNINTTFNSSILINYRQTESAFWSMYLPTVIGRLVPTYPPVTEYWWEPKQPLQIAFWSMSTACLLLIVLSVICCMLWRNAKR; translated from the exons ATGGCCGTGTGTCGAGCACACGCCTACACGAACCAAGTTTACTTGTGCATAGTGTTTTTTACCATTTCCGTATTGGCTCAGGAGCAAAATCTACCGAATAGTCCATACAGGGAGATTCCCCCCTGGATACCACAAAACGCAAGGGATTATCAGACTTACTTTTACAATGGCAGAAGGTACGGACAACAACCAAACTACCTGGACCCTCTTTACAGAGGCCCAACGCGGGCCCCTGAAGATCGCTTTCGTTTCGGG GACACGACACCCCGAATACCACTACCAGGTGTGCTAGGGGGTTGGCGAGAAGATCTTCAAGGCAAAGAAAGAGCAGATTCAAGAACGTTGGATCGAGATGTCTTTGTTACAACCAATTATGGTCAAGTTCAAGGTTTTAAAGTATACTTATACGACCACCCCGAAGCCAGACACAGACCGTGGAGCGTACCGGTGGAACGAGTCACCTCGAATATCAATGTCTTCTTGGGAATACCATACGCAACTCCTCCAACCAAAGAAGGACGCTTCAAACCTCCTAGACCACATAG AGGATGGCAACTTCTGCAAGCAGTAGATTGGGGACCAGCTTGTCCTCAGCCATCTAGGTACACTGGTGTCCTAAAAGGAATTCCTGATGTTGATGAAGATTGCCTTTATCTCAATATTTTTACGCCCAAT ATAGAGTCTGGAATGGCTAAACGATATTCTGTTATGGTTTACATTCATGGTGGGGAGTTCGTTCACGGAGCAAGTAACTTATTTCCCGCTCATATCTTGGCAGGATTCTATGACGTTGTAGTTGTATCGCTGAATTACCGCCTTGGGGTGCTTG GATTCCTTAGTACGGGAGATGAAAATAGTCCTGGAAATTACGGAGTATTAGATCAGGCATTAGCCTTGAGATGGGTGTATGATAACATTCTTTATTTTAATGGAGATCCGGAAAGCATCACACTCTTTGGTCCTGGAGCTGGAGCGGCCAGTGCAGGTCTTCTGATGGTGGCCCCACG AACAAGAGACCTGGTTGCAAAGGTAATAGCACAGTCTGGGTCAGCTCTGGCTGACTGGGCGATAATTCCAGACAAGTATCGTGCTCAAAACACTTCGAGAGTTTACGGTGAGTTAGTGGGTTGCCCGATTGAAAGCAGCTGGAAATTGGTCCAATGTTTGAAGGACAGCCGTGGTGCCATTGATTTGAGTAACTCGGAATTCAAACCACATGTTGGAATGTTTCCTTGGGGCCCAGTCTTGGATCATAACTTCACCGTACCAAGAGATAATTGGTACGAGGACTGGAGGGCTTCGGATTGGCATTTTTTCACAGAAATGCCAGAAGACAGTATTAAAAACCGTAAATTCAGAAAGGACTTGGCTTATATGACTAGTGTTACAACGCAAGAAGCAGCGTTTATGATTT TTAACAATGCAACATTAGCGAGAAATCAGTATATAATAGACCCGGACATTTTTGATCAAAAAGTGAGAGAACTGGTACTTCGCTATAACTACACATTAAATCCGTTGGGTGTTTATGAAGCTatcaaatatatgtacacctacTGGCCCGACCCGAACAACGTTACGTATATTCGAGATCAATATATAAAT TTATTATCAGATTTCCACTATGTCGCACCTATGGATAAGATGGTCAAACTTTTGGTGGAGCAAAATGTTCCCGTCTATATATACGTGCTAAATACAACGATTGAAGCTTTGCGATATCCATTTTGGAGACGTGTTCCGCATGATATAGAACATCTAATGTTATCTGGTGCACCATTTATGGATGTCG aattttttcccaaaaattcgaaattggaTAGGCGTACGTGGACGGACAATGATCGTAACATGAGTCACTTTTTTATGAAAGCGTATTCTAACTTTGCGAGATTTGG AAATCCTACGCCATCACAAATAGTTGGATTGCATTTTGACATGGCTAGACAAGGCCAGTTGCGTTATCTTAATATTAACACAACATTCAACAGTTCAATTTTGATAAACTATCGTCAAACTGAGAGTGCCTTTTGGTCTATGTACTTGCCTACTGTTATCGGTCGTCTGGTTCCCACGTATCCACCAGTAACCGAG TACTGGTGGGAACCCAAACAGCCTTTACAAATTGCGTTTTGGTCGATGTCCACAGCCTGCTTGCTCCTAATTGTACTTTCTGTGATTTGTTGTATGCTGTGGCGAAATGCCAAAAGGTAA
- the LOC105685252 gene encoding cholinesterase isoform X2, which translates to MAVCRAHAYTNQVYLCIVFFTISVLAQEQNLPNSPYREIPPWIPQNARDYQTYFYNGRRYGQQPNYLDPLYRGPTRAPEDRFRFGDTTPRIPLPGVLGGWREDLQGKERADSRTLDRDVFVTTNYGQVQGFKVYLYDHPEARHRPWSVPVERVTSNINVFLGIPYATPPTKEGRFKPPRPHRGWQLLQAVDWGPACPQPSRYTGVLKGIPDVDEDCLYLNIFTPNIESGMAKRYSVMVYIHGGEFVHGASNLFPAHILAGFYDVVVVSLNYRLGVLGFLSTGDENSPGNYGVLDQALALRWVYDNILYFNGDPESITLFGPGAGAASAGLLMVAPRTRDLVAKVIAQSGSALADWAIIPDKYRAQNTSRVYGELVGCPIESSWKLVQCLKDSRGAIDLSNSEFKPHVGMFPWGPVLDHNFTVPRDNWYEDWRASDWHFFTEMPEDSIKNRKFRKDLAYMTSVTTQEAAFMIFNNATLARNQYIIDPDIFDQKVRELVLRYNYTLNPLGVYEAIKYMYTYWPDPNNVTYIRDQYINLLSDFHYVAPMDKMVKLLVEQNVPVYIYVLNTTIEALRYPFWRRVPHDIEHLMLSGAPFMDVEFFPKNSKLDRRTWTDNDRNMSHFFMKAYSNFARFGNPTPSQIVGLHFDMARQGQLRYLNINTTFNSSILINYRQTESAFWSMYLPTVIGRLVPTYPPVTEYWWEPKQPLQIAFWSMSTACLLLIVLSVICCMLWRNAKSKVKAARTCADNLITTTAETS; encoded by the exons ATGGCCGTGTGTCGAGCACACGCCTACACGAACCAAGTTTACTTGTGCATAGTGTTTTTTACCATTTCCGTATTGGCTCAGGAGCAAAATCTACCGAATAGTCCATACAGGGAGATTCCCCCCTGGATACCACAAAACGCAAGGGATTATCAGACTTACTTTTACAATGGCAGAAGGTACGGACAACAACCAAACTACCTGGACCCTCTTTACAGAGGCCCAACGCGGGCCCCTGAAGATCGCTTTCGTTTCGGG GACACGACACCCCGAATACCACTACCAGGTGTGCTAGGGGGTTGGCGAGAAGATCTTCAAGGCAAAGAAAGAGCAGATTCAAGAACGTTGGATCGAGATGTCTTTGTTACAACCAATTATGGTCAAGTTCAAGGTTTTAAAGTATACTTATACGACCACCCCGAAGCCAGACACAGACCGTGGAGCGTACCGGTGGAACGAGTCACCTCGAATATCAATGTCTTCTTGGGAATACCATACGCAACTCCTCCAACCAAAGAAGGACGCTTCAAACCTCCTAGACCACATAG AGGATGGCAACTTCTGCAAGCAGTAGATTGGGGACCAGCTTGTCCTCAGCCATCTAGGTACACTGGTGTCCTAAAAGGAATTCCTGATGTTGATGAAGATTGCCTTTATCTCAATATTTTTACGCCCAAT ATAGAGTCTGGAATGGCTAAACGATATTCTGTTATGGTTTACATTCATGGTGGGGAGTTCGTTCACGGAGCAAGTAACTTATTTCCCGCTCATATCTTGGCAGGATTCTATGACGTTGTAGTTGTATCGCTGAATTACCGCCTTGGGGTGCTTG GATTCCTTAGTACGGGAGATGAAAATAGTCCTGGAAATTACGGAGTATTAGATCAGGCATTAGCCTTGAGATGGGTGTATGATAACATTCTTTATTTTAATGGAGATCCGGAAAGCATCACACTCTTTGGTCCTGGAGCTGGAGCGGCCAGTGCAGGTCTTCTGATGGTGGCCCCACG AACAAGAGACCTGGTTGCAAAGGTAATAGCACAGTCTGGGTCAGCTCTGGCTGACTGGGCGATAATTCCAGACAAGTATCGTGCTCAAAACACTTCGAGAGTTTACGGTGAGTTAGTGGGTTGCCCGATTGAAAGCAGCTGGAAATTGGTCCAATGTTTGAAGGACAGCCGTGGTGCCATTGATTTGAGTAACTCGGAATTCAAACCACATGTTGGAATGTTTCCTTGGGGCCCAGTCTTGGATCATAACTTCACCGTACCAAGAGATAATTGGTACGAGGACTGGAGGGCTTCGGATTGGCATTTTTTCACAGAAATGCCAGAAGACAGTATTAAAAACCGTAAATTCAGAAAGGACTTGGCTTATATGACTAGTGTTACAACGCAAGAAGCAGCGTTTATGATTT TTAACAATGCAACATTAGCGAGAAATCAGTATATAATAGACCCGGACATTTTTGATCAAAAAGTGAGAGAACTGGTACTTCGCTATAACTACACATTAAATCCGTTGGGTGTTTATGAAGCTatcaaatatatgtacacctacTGGCCCGACCCGAACAACGTTACGTATATTCGAGATCAATATATAAAT TTATTATCAGATTTCCACTATGTCGCACCTATGGATAAGATGGTCAAACTTTTGGTGGAGCAAAATGTTCCCGTCTATATATACGTGCTAAATACAACGATTGAAGCTTTGCGATATCCATTTTGGAGACGTGTTCCGCATGATATAGAACATCTAATGTTATCTGGTGCACCATTTATGGATGTCG aattttttcccaaaaattcgaaattggaTAGGCGTACGTGGACGGACAATGATCGTAACATGAGTCACTTTTTTATGAAAGCGTATTCTAACTTTGCGAGATTTGG AAATCCTACGCCATCACAAATAGTTGGATTGCATTTTGACATGGCTAGACAAGGCCAGTTGCGTTATCTTAATATTAACACAACATTCAACAGTTCAATTTTGATAAACTATCGTCAAACTGAGAGTGCCTTTTGGTCTATGTACTTGCCTACTGTTATCGGTCGTCTGGTTCCCACGTATCCACCAGTAACCGAG TACTGGTGGGAACCCAAACAGCCTTTACAAATTGCGTTTTGGTCGATGTCCACAGCCTGCTTGCTCCTAATTGTACTTTCTGTGATTTGTTGTATGCTGTGGCGAAATGCCAAAAG CAAAGTGAAGGCAGCTAGAACATGCGCAG ACAATCTGATCACTACTACAGCGGAGACGTCTTGA
- the LOC105685252 gene encoding cholinesterase isoform X1, with protein sequence MAVCRAHAYTNQVYLCIVFFTISVLAQEQNLPNSPYREIPPWIPQNARDYQTYFYNGRRYGQQPNYLDPLYRGPTRAPEDRFRFGDTTPRIPLPGVLGGWREDLQGKERADSRTLDRDVFVTTNYGQVQGFKVYLYDHPEARHRPWSVPVERVTSNINVFLGIPYATPPTKEGRFKPPRPHRGWQLLQAVDWGPACPQPSRYTGVLKGIPDVDEDCLYLNIFTPNIESGMAKRYSVMVYIHGGEFVHGASNLFPAHILAGFYDVVVVSLNYRLGVLGFLSTGDENSPGNYGVLDQALALRWVYDNILYFNGDPESITLFGPGAGAASAGLLMVAPRTRDLVAKVIAQSGSALADWAIIPDKYRAQNTSRVYGELVGCPIESSWKLVQCLKDSRGAIDLSNSEFKPHVGMFPWGPVLDHNFTVPRDNWYEDWRASDWHFFTEMPEDSIKNRKFRKDLAYMTSVTTQEAAFMIFNNATLARNQYIIDPDIFDQKVRELVLRYNYTLNPLGVYEAIKYMYTYWPDPNNVTYIRDQYINLLSDFHYVAPMDKMVKLLVEQNVPVYIYVLNTTIEALRYPFWRRVPHDIEHLMLSGAPFMDVEFFPKNSKLDRRTWTDNDRNMSHFFMKAYSNFARFGNPTPSQIVGLHFDMARQGQLRYLNINTTFNSSILINYRQTESAFWSMYLPTVIGRLVPTYPPVTEYWWEPKQPLQIAFWSMSTACLLLIVLSVICCMLWRNAKRQSDHYYSGDVLMIRDDTHSEGIENLTQASKENVYEYRDAPTAKSRVPRQNESKLQERLAHNRKFSSTPSLRTNSNVSLRDMQTEGFVTSSPNGHPKLSKTRSQTSLPKSKSKTHLVQGVPQTAV encoded by the exons ATGGCCGTGTGTCGAGCACACGCCTACACGAACCAAGTTTACTTGTGCATAGTGTTTTTTACCATTTCCGTATTGGCTCAGGAGCAAAATCTACCGAATAGTCCATACAGGGAGATTCCCCCCTGGATACCACAAAACGCAAGGGATTATCAGACTTACTTTTACAATGGCAGAAGGTACGGACAACAACCAAACTACCTGGACCCTCTTTACAGAGGCCCAACGCGGGCCCCTGAAGATCGCTTTCGTTTCGGG GACACGACACCCCGAATACCACTACCAGGTGTGCTAGGGGGTTGGCGAGAAGATCTTCAAGGCAAAGAAAGAGCAGATTCAAGAACGTTGGATCGAGATGTCTTTGTTACAACCAATTATGGTCAAGTTCAAGGTTTTAAAGTATACTTATACGACCACCCCGAAGCCAGACACAGACCGTGGAGCGTACCGGTGGAACGAGTCACCTCGAATATCAATGTCTTCTTGGGAATACCATACGCAACTCCTCCAACCAAAGAAGGACGCTTCAAACCTCCTAGACCACATAG AGGATGGCAACTTCTGCAAGCAGTAGATTGGGGACCAGCTTGTCCTCAGCCATCTAGGTACACTGGTGTCCTAAAAGGAATTCCTGATGTTGATGAAGATTGCCTTTATCTCAATATTTTTACGCCCAAT ATAGAGTCTGGAATGGCTAAACGATATTCTGTTATGGTTTACATTCATGGTGGGGAGTTCGTTCACGGAGCAAGTAACTTATTTCCCGCTCATATCTTGGCAGGATTCTATGACGTTGTAGTTGTATCGCTGAATTACCGCCTTGGGGTGCTTG GATTCCTTAGTACGGGAGATGAAAATAGTCCTGGAAATTACGGAGTATTAGATCAGGCATTAGCCTTGAGATGGGTGTATGATAACATTCTTTATTTTAATGGAGATCCGGAAAGCATCACACTCTTTGGTCCTGGAGCTGGAGCGGCCAGTGCAGGTCTTCTGATGGTGGCCCCACG AACAAGAGACCTGGTTGCAAAGGTAATAGCACAGTCTGGGTCAGCTCTGGCTGACTGGGCGATAATTCCAGACAAGTATCGTGCTCAAAACACTTCGAGAGTTTACGGTGAGTTAGTGGGTTGCCCGATTGAAAGCAGCTGGAAATTGGTCCAATGTTTGAAGGACAGCCGTGGTGCCATTGATTTGAGTAACTCGGAATTCAAACCACATGTTGGAATGTTTCCTTGGGGCCCAGTCTTGGATCATAACTTCACCGTACCAAGAGATAATTGGTACGAGGACTGGAGGGCTTCGGATTGGCATTTTTTCACAGAAATGCCAGAAGACAGTATTAAAAACCGTAAATTCAGAAAGGACTTGGCTTATATGACTAGTGTTACAACGCAAGAAGCAGCGTTTATGATTT TTAACAATGCAACATTAGCGAGAAATCAGTATATAATAGACCCGGACATTTTTGATCAAAAAGTGAGAGAACTGGTACTTCGCTATAACTACACATTAAATCCGTTGGGTGTTTATGAAGCTatcaaatatatgtacacctacTGGCCCGACCCGAACAACGTTACGTATATTCGAGATCAATATATAAAT TTATTATCAGATTTCCACTATGTCGCACCTATGGATAAGATGGTCAAACTTTTGGTGGAGCAAAATGTTCCCGTCTATATATACGTGCTAAATACAACGATTGAAGCTTTGCGATATCCATTTTGGAGACGTGTTCCGCATGATATAGAACATCTAATGTTATCTGGTGCACCATTTATGGATGTCG aattttttcccaaaaattcgaaattggaTAGGCGTACGTGGACGGACAATGATCGTAACATGAGTCACTTTTTTATGAAAGCGTATTCTAACTTTGCGAGATTTGG AAATCCTACGCCATCACAAATAGTTGGATTGCATTTTGACATGGCTAGACAAGGCCAGTTGCGTTATCTTAATATTAACACAACATTCAACAGTTCAATTTTGATAAACTATCGTCAAACTGAGAGTGCCTTTTGGTCTATGTACTTGCCTACTGTTATCGGTCGTCTGGTTCCCACGTATCCACCAGTAACCGAG TACTGGTGGGAACCCAAACAGCCTTTACAAATTGCGTTTTGGTCGATGTCCACAGCCTGCTTGCTCCTAATTGTACTTTCTGTGATTTGTTGTATGCTGTGGCGAAATGCCAAAAG ACAATCTGATCACTACTACAGCGGAGACGTCTTGATGATACGTGATGATACTCATTCGGAAGGAATAGAAAACTTGACCCAAGCTTCAAAAGAAAATGTCTATGAGTACAGAGACGCACCTACAGCAAAATCCCGAGTACCGCGTCAAAACGAAAGCAAACTTCAAGAGCGTCTAGCTCACAATCGAAAATTCAGTTCGACTCCATCCTTGAGGACTAACTCTAATGTTTCCCTGAGAGATATGCAGACAGAAGGTTTTGTCACAAGTTCACCTAATGGGCATCCAAAATTGAGTAAAACTCGGAGTCAAACTTCTTTGCCCAAAAGTAAAAGCAAGACTCATTTGGTCCAAGGTGTTCCACAAACAGCAGTTTGA